One part of the Sorangiineae bacterium MSr11954 genome encodes these proteins:
- the kduD gene encoding 2-dehydro-3-deoxy-D-gluconate 5-dehydrogenase KduD, which produces MDRNLFSLGGRTALVTGARTGIGRALAVGLAKAGAEVVLLGRTRNLDEAVAEVESVGGKAEQLVVDLTDPGSIAPALSDVLARRRIDVLVNNAGIIHRADAEVHGFADWQRVLTVNLDATFALCQIVGRQMLERGMGKIINIASLLSFQGGIRVPAYAASKHAVAGLTKALANEWGSRGVCVNAIAPGYIRTNNTAALQADPEREPAIRARIPAGRWGTPEDLVGAVVFLASAASDYVNGHVLAVDGGWMAR; this is translated from the coding sequence ATGGATCGGAATCTCTTCTCGCTGGGGGGGCGCACGGCCTTGGTCACCGGGGCTCGAACGGGGATCGGCCGGGCGTTGGCCGTTGGGTTGGCCAAGGCCGGGGCCGAGGTGGTGCTCTTGGGGCGGACGCGCAACCTCGACGAGGCGGTGGCGGAGGTCGAATCGGTGGGGGGCAAGGCCGAGCAGCTGGTCGTGGACTTGACCGATCCGGGGTCCATCGCGCCTGCGCTGTCGGACGTGTTGGCGCGCCGGCGGATCGATGTGCTCGTGAACAATGCGGGGATCATCCACCGTGCGGATGCCGAGGTGCACGGCTTTGCCGATTGGCAAAGGGTGCTGACCGTGAACCTCGACGCCACCTTTGCGTTGTGTCAAATCGTGGGCCGGCAAATGCTCGAGCGCGGTATGGGCAAGATTATCAACATTGCCTCGCTCCTGAGCTTTCAAGGCGGTATTCGGGTTCCGGCGTATGCCGCGAGCAAGCACGCGGTCGCGGGGTTGACCAAGGCGCTCGCCAACGAGTGGGGCTCGCGCGGCGTTTGCGTCAACGCGATTGCCCCCGGGTACATTCGAACGAACAACACCGCGGCGCTGCAAGCCGATCCCGAGCGCGAGCCGGCGATACGAGCGCGGATCCCGGCCGGGCGCTGGGGGACGCCGGAGGATTTGGTCGGCGCGGTGGTGTTCCTAGCCTCGGCCGCCTCCGACTACGTCAATGGCCATGTGCTGGCCGTCGATGGCGGTTGGATGGCACGCTGA
- the kduI gene encoding 5-dehydro-4-deoxy-D-glucuronate isomerase, whose translation MEVRHTTHPTQLAAFDTTQLRAHYLVDDLFRPGEIRTIYSHSDRAVLGGAAPLPGRSLVLETADPLRAAAFCERRELAVVVVSGKGRVSVDREDYALGHRDCLYIGRGAVRIAFSAEQERTHFYLFSTPSHGSFPNAVARYAEADAVRIGSAARANVREIRKYVHAGGIRSSQLVLGVTTLAEGSVWNTIPPHTHDRRTECYLYFDLPPEERVIHLLGQPKETRSLIVANEQAVIYRAGPSIAARERTRIRSCGPWPGRTRPSTIWIRWP comes from the coding sequence ATGGAAGTCCGACATACGACGCATCCCACGCAGCTCGCGGCGTTCGACACCACGCAGCTTCGTGCGCACTACCTCGTCGACGATCTCTTTCGCCCCGGGGAAATCCGAACCATTTACAGCCACTCCGATCGCGCGGTGCTCGGCGGCGCCGCTCCGCTACCCGGTCGGTCGCTCGTCCTCGAGACGGCCGATCCTTTGCGCGCCGCGGCCTTTTGCGAGCGGCGCGAGCTCGCGGTGGTGGTGGTGAGCGGCAAAGGCCGCGTCTCGGTCGATCGCGAGGACTATGCGCTCGGGCATCGCGATTGCCTCTACATCGGGCGGGGCGCGGTGCGTATCGCGTTCAGCGCGGAGCAGGAGCGAACGCACTTTTATCTCTTTTCGACGCCCTCGCACGGGAGCTTTCCAAACGCGGTCGCCCGTTATGCCGAGGCGGACGCAGTGCGCATCGGCTCGGCGGCGCGCGCGAATGTGCGGGAGATTCGCAAGTACGTGCACGCCGGCGGCATTCGCTCGAGCCAGCTCGTGCTCGGTGTGACCACCTTGGCCGAGGGGAGCGTGTGGAATACCATTCCGCCGCACACCCACGATCGGCGTACGGAGTGCTACCTGTACTTCGATTTGCCGCCGGAGGAGCGGGTGATCCATCTTTTGGGGCAGCCAAAGGAGACGCGGAGCTTGATCGTCGCCAACGAGCAGGCGGTGATTTACCGAGCTGGTCCATCCATAGCGGCGCGGGAACGCACGCGTATTCGTTCGTGTGGGCCATGGCCGGGGAGAACCAGGCCTTCGACGATATGGATCCGGTGGCCGTGA
- a CDS encoding L-lactate permease: protein MYTQNLNPTGTLTVSALLALVPLLAVLVLLGGLRWKAHWAGLVALALAWVVAIAGYGMPVSAAIHAGLFGVAQSVLLVLWITFNAIWIYNLTVHSGHFAVLRRAFSSVSDDARVQGIAIAFCFGALLEALAGGGGPVAICSVMLIALGVAPMKAAALSLVADTAPVAFGGLGNPVTALGIITGLPVDDFGKMAGRQVSLLAALVPFVLVYIADGRRGLREAWPAALVAGVSFGVTQFLVSNYLSYKLCDIIAAIVSAGVLLVFLQVWKGGGSTRRAHASGAHRPSPSPSPSGDEVDSRGAILAAFAPYGIVVVVFSLAQLEAVKAVLKRASWSMAWPGLSIFGANGKPVSTTYVFGIGSATGTLLMLAGIVSLFVLRVHPVTAIRIYGRTIRQFGWAILAIVAVFGLSYVMNLSGQIATLGSWLAGAGPFFAFLSPLVGWFGVTITGTDVGSNTLLGGSQMAAAHQLGASPILFGAANGSGGVMAKMISPQNLAVGTAAVGLVGKEGELFRRVFGWSMLLLFFMCVLVYLQSTPILGWMVP, encoded by the coding sequence GTGTATACGCAAAACCTGAATCCCACGGGGACCCTCACGGTGTCGGCGTTGCTGGCGCTCGTGCCTTTGTTGGCCGTGTTGGTGCTGCTCGGCGGCCTTCGCTGGAAAGCGCATTGGGCGGGGCTGGTCGCGCTCGCGCTTGCGTGGGTCGTCGCGATCGCCGGTTATGGGATGCCGGTGAGCGCGGCGATTCACGCGGGGTTGTTCGGCGTCGCGCAGAGCGTGCTGCTGGTGCTGTGGATCACGTTCAACGCGATTTGGATCTACAACCTGACGGTGCACAGCGGTCACTTCGCGGTGCTGCGGCGCGCGTTCAGCTCCGTGAGCGATGACGCGCGCGTGCAGGGCATCGCCATTGCGTTTTGCTTCGGCGCGCTGCTCGAGGCGCTGGCGGGTGGCGGCGGTCCGGTGGCCATTTGCTCCGTCATGCTGATCGCGCTCGGCGTCGCTCCCATGAAGGCCGCCGCCCTCTCGCTGGTGGCCGACACGGCGCCGGTGGCGTTCGGGGGCTTGGGAAATCCGGTCACGGCGCTGGGGATCATCACGGGCCTTCCGGTCGACGACTTCGGCAAGATGGCCGGCCGCCAAGTCTCGCTGCTCGCCGCCTTGGTCCCGTTCGTGCTGGTCTACATCGCCGATGGCCGGCGCGGGCTGCGTGAAGCGTGGCCGGCGGCGCTGGTGGCCGGTGTCAGCTTCGGGGTGACGCAGTTCCTCGTATCGAATTACCTGTCGTACAAATTGTGCGACATCATCGCCGCCATCGTGTCGGCGGGCGTGCTGCTCGTGTTTCTCCAAGTATGGAAAGGAGGCGGCTCGACGCGGCGCGCGCATGCGAGCGGCGCGCATCGTCCGAGCCCGAGCCCGAGCCCGAGCGGCGACGAGGTCGACAGCCGCGGCGCGATCCTGGCGGCGTTTGCGCCGTACGGCATCGTGGTGGTCGTATTTTCGCTCGCGCAGCTGGAGGCGGTGAAGGCGGTCCTCAAGAGGGCGTCGTGGTCGATGGCTTGGCCCGGGTTGTCTATTTTTGGCGCCAATGGGAAACCGGTGTCAACGACCTATGTGTTCGGCATCGGGTCGGCCACCGGGACCTTGTTGATGCTCGCCGGCATCGTGTCGCTCTTCGTGCTTCGGGTGCATCCGGTCACGGCCATTCGCATTTATGGACGAACGATTCGGCAATTCGGTTGGGCCATTCTGGCGATCGTGGCGGTGTTCGGGCTCTCGTATGTGATGAACCTATCGGGCCAAATTGCGACCCTCGGCTCATGGCTCGCGGGCGCGGGACCGTTCTTTGCGTTTTTATCGCCGTTGGTCGGGTGGTTCGGGGTCACGATCACCGGCACCGACGTGGGCTCGAACACCTTGCTCGGCGGCTCGCAAATGGCGGCGGCGCATCAGCTCGGGGCGTCGCCCATTTTGTTTGGCGCGGCCAATGGTTCGGGCGGTGTGATGGCCAAGATGATCTCGCCGCAGAACCTCGCGGTGGGCACGGCAGCCGTGGGGCTCGTGGGCAAAGAAGGCGAGCTGTTTCGCCGGGTGTTCGGCTGGAGCATGCTGCTGCTCTTCTTCATGTGCGTGCTGGTGTATCTGCAGTCCACGCCCATCCTGGGGTGGATGGTGCCATGA
- a CDS encoding ATP-binding protein, whose product MKYERWLIVLRPDGIIMSVSGGAPLAFVGATVEACDVAAPVKEAAAKLLSSATAHAWIEREIVEADGREIELLRTEAMPLRRSMTPLFDLLARTTETLMAQAHSTSVSLRLVVGHDLPQAALLDGEKIAWGIASLVGSALRYVSGKAAQGSAEERKIQVVASVGEHEGEIVLAVIDNGPGIEPQRLEAMLRRDPTTKRAGGLALVLLDDVVAAHGGRMVIESSTSALDHGTTVKLILPVSLSPNGARARSRRPAR is encoded by the coding sequence ATGAAATACGAGCGGTGGCTCATCGTTCTTCGTCCCGATGGCATCATCATGAGCGTCTCTGGGGGCGCTCCCCTGGCGTTCGTCGGGGCGACGGTGGAGGCGTGCGACGTGGCTGCGCCGGTGAAGGAGGCTGCGGCCAAGTTGCTGTCCTCGGCGACGGCGCACGCGTGGATCGAGCGCGAGATCGTGGAGGCGGACGGGCGCGAGATCGAGCTTTTGCGCACGGAGGCCATGCCGCTCCGGCGCAGCATGACGCCTTTGTTCGACCTGCTCGCGCGCACGACGGAGACGCTCATGGCGCAGGCGCATTCGACCTCGGTGTCGCTGCGGCTGGTGGTCGGGCACGACCTTCCGCAGGCGGCCCTGCTCGATGGGGAGAAGATCGCGTGGGGCATTGCGTCGCTGGTGGGGAGCGCGCTGCGGTACGTGAGCGGCAAGGCGGCGCAGGGCTCGGCCGAGGAGCGCAAGATTCAAGTGGTGGCCAGCGTCGGCGAGCACGAGGGAGAAATCGTGCTCGCCGTGATCGACAATGGCCCGGGCATCGAACCGCAGCGGCTCGAAGCGATGCTGCGGCGCGATCCCACGACGAAGCGGGCGGGCGGGCTCGCCCTCGTTCTACTGGATGACGTGGTGGCCGCCCACGGAGGTCGCATGGTGATCGAGAGCTCGACCTCGGCCCTCGATCACGGAACGACGGTCAAGCTGATTCTCCCCGTTTCGCTCTCGCCTAATGGCGCTCGCGCACGGTCCCGGCGTCCAGCTCGATGA
- a CDS encoding DUF2188 domain-containing protein, whose translation MHFHLRPYAGAWRLSEESGMVAGIFATADAALEFARSESRGAPGSSTVIELDAGTVRERH comes from the coding sequence ATGCATTTTCATCTTCGCCCCTACGCGGGCGCATGGCGCCTCTCGGAGGAGAGCGGCATGGTCGCGGGCATCTTTGCTACGGCCGACGCCGCGCTGGAGTTCGCGCGAAGCGAATCGCGCGGCGCGCCCGGCTCCTCCACGGTCATCGAGCTGGACGCCGGGACCGTGCGCGAGCGCCATTAG
- a CDS encoding ABC transporter ATP-binding protein, producing the protein MTVVLEVRGITKKYPGVVANDGVDLDLREGEIHCLLGENGAGKSTLMNIVYGMSAPDSGEIRLRGKAIAMRSPKDAIALGIGMVHQHFMLIPVFTVTENIMLGAEEVRGMVLDRRKVSARVRELSREYGLDVDPEARVEDLPVGAQQRVEIIKALYRNAQVLILDEPTAVLTPQEVDELLVVLKGLVKKGVSVLFITHKLREVLEVADRITIMRGGRVVASAKPEESDEHSLAALMVGRDVTLTVEKGEATPAATVLEVKDLSVEGRHAGMDEVRNVSFSVRAGEILGIAGVQGNGQTELIEAITGLRRPRHGQVTLLGRDITGAASRSLIEQGVSHVPEDRHRHGLVLSYSIEDNLVLCTYDQPPFGTKGLRHDDAIDAYARSCVRDFDVRTPSTKTAAGALSGGNQQKVIIARELGRMVKLLVVNQPTRGVDVGSIERIHRELVTVRDKGTAVLLVSAELDEILALSDRIAVMYRGAIVTVVPAGKVTRAELGSWMAGSRGTPEVQPLEATA; encoded by the coding sequence ATGACGGTCGTGCTCGAGGTTCGCGGGATCACCAAGAAGTATCCCGGTGTGGTGGCGAACGACGGGGTCGATCTCGATCTGCGCGAGGGCGAGATCCACTGTCTGCTCGGTGAGAACGGGGCGGGCAAATCCACGTTGATGAACATCGTCTACGGCATGTCCGCGCCCGACTCGGGCGAGATCCGCCTGCGCGGCAAGGCCATCGCGATGCGCTCGCCCAAGGACGCCATCGCGTTGGGCATCGGCATGGTGCACCAGCACTTCATGCTCATCCCCGTCTTCACGGTGACCGAGAACATCATGCTCGGGGCCGAGGAGGTTCGCGGGATGGTGCTCGATCGCCGGAAGGTGAGCGCGCGCGTGCGGGAGCTCTCGCGCGAGTACGGGCTGGATGTGGATCCGGAGGCGCGGGTCGAGGATCTGCCGGTCGGCGCGCAGCAGCGGGTGGAGATCATCAAGGCGCTCTACCGCAACGCGCAGGTGCTCATCTTGGACGAGCCAACCGCCGTGCTCACGCCGCAAGAGGTGGACGAGCTCTTGGTGGTGCTCAAAGGGCTGGTGAAGAAGGGCGTCTCGGTGCTCTTCATCACGCACAAGCTGCGCGAGGTGCTCGAGGTCGCCGATCGCATCACGATCATGCGCGGCGGTCGGGTGGTGGCGAGCGCAAAGCCCGAGGAGTCGGACGAGCACTCGCTGGCGGCCTTGATGGTCGGCCGCGACGTGACCCTCACGGTCGAGAAGGGCGAGGCGACGCCCGCGGCGACCGTCCTCGAGGTGAAGGATCTCTCGGTCGAGGGCCGCCACGCGGGCATGGACGAGGTGCGCAATGTCTCGTTCTCCGTGCGCGCCGGCGAGATCCTGGGGATCGCAGGCGTTCAGGGCAACGGTCAAACGGAGCTCATCGAGGCCATCACGGGGCTGCGGCGTCCGCGCCACGGGCAGGTGACCCTGCTGGGGCGCGACATCACGGGGGCGGCCTCGCGGTCGCTCATCGAGCAAGGCGTCTCGCACGTACCGGAGGACCGGCACCGCCACGGGCTGGTGCTCTCGTATTCGATCGAGGACAACCTCGTCCTCTGCACGTACGACCAGCCGCCGTTCGGCACCAAGGGCCTTCGCCACGACGACGCCATCGATGCGTACGCGCGCTCCTGCGTGCGCGACTTCGACGTGCGCACGCCGAGCACGAAGACCGCGGCGGGCGCGCTCTCCGGCGGCAACCAGCAAAAGGTGATCATCGCGCGCGAGCTCGGTCGCATGGTGAAGCTATTGGTCGTCAACCAGCCGACGCGCGGGGTCGACGTCGGATCGATCGAGCGCATTCACCGCGAGCTGGTGACCGTGCGCGACAAGGGCACCGCGGTGCTCCTGGTCTCGGCGGAGCTCGACGAAATTCTGGCCCTGTCGGATCGCATCGCCGTGATGTACCGCGGCGCCATCGTCACCGTCGTTCCAGCCGGAAAGGTGACGCGGGCCGAGCTCGGGTCCTGGATGGCCGGCTCTCGGGGCACGCCCGAGGTGCAGCCGCTGGAGGCCACGGCGTAG
- a CDS encoding ABC transporter permease, with amino-acid sequence MDYRRYGFIAAIVITLIAIVTNIGAAQVPPTAIVSSMIGTTIAVATPLTLGALCGVFCERAGVVNIGIEGMMLTAAFTGWFGALYITSVLHASPMLGLLVGVLIAIASGALVGLLHAALTVSFAVDQIIAGTVVNLLAAGLTGFLNRQLFFGQGSAFGGQIPRAAGVLPRVRVPLLADIPLVGSVFDQQPIALSALVLVALAHFVLFYTRWGLRTRSVGEHPRAAAAAGIDVLRVRYVNIVIGGAIAGLGGAYFTLESVPSFEPLMTNGRGFIALAAMIFGNWKPVGALSAALVFGAAQAFQINLQLFRESIPPKFNFLQQSSVVGMIPYLLTLLILTGIIGKTTPPAADGVAYDPERRT; translated from the coding sequence ATGGATTACCGACGTTACGGCTTCATCGCGGCCATCGTGATCACCCTGATCGCGATCGTCACGAACATCGGGGCGGCGCAAGTCCCGCCCACCGCCATCGTCTCGAGCATGATCGGGACCACCATCGCCGTGGCCACCCCGCTCACCCTCGGCGCGCTGTGCGGCGTCTTCTGCGAGCGCGCGGGCGTGGTCAACATCGGCATCGAGGGGATGATGCTCACGGCGGCCTTCACCGGCTGGTTCGGCGCCCTGTACATCACCTCCGTTCTCCATGCCTCGCCCATGCTGGGCCTTTTGGTGGGGGTGCTCATCGCCATCGCCAGCGGCGCGCTGGTGGGGCTCCTGCACGCGGCGCTCACCGTCTCGTTCGCCGTGGACCAGATCATCGCCGGCACGGTGGTGAACCTCCTGGCGGCGGGGCTCACGGGCTTCCTCAACCGGCAGCTCTTCTTCGGGCAGGGCAGCGCGTTCGGCGGGCAGATCCCGCGCGCGGCCGGCGTTCTTCCGCGCGTTCGCGTCCCGCTGCTGGCCGACATTCCGCTCGTGGGCAGCGTGTTCGATCAGCAGCCCATCGCGCTCTCGGCCCTGGTGCTGGTCGCCCTCGCGCACTTCGTCCTCTTCTACACGCGCTGGGGTCTGCGCACGCGCTCGGTGGGCGAGCACCCGCGCGCGGCCGCCGCCGCGGGCATCGACGTCTTGCGCGTGCGCTACGTGAACATCGTGATCGGCGGCGCCATCGCGGGGCTGGGGGGCGCGTACTTCACGTTGGAGTCGGTGCCTTCGTTCGAGCCGCTCATGACCAACGGGCGCGGGTTCATCGCCTTGGCCGCGATGATCTTCGGCAACTGGAAGCCGGTGGGCGCGCTCTCGGCCGCCCTGGTGTTCGGCGCGGCGCAGGCGTTCCAGATCAACTTGCAGCTGTTTCGCGAGTCCATTCCACCGAAGTTCAATTTCTTGCAGCAGTCGTCGGTGGTCGGGATGATCCCATATCTGCTCACGCTGTTGATCCTCACGGGCATCATCGGCAAGACCACGCCTCCTGCGGCCGACGGAGTGGCGTACGATCCGGAGAGGCGCACATGA